In a genomic window of Brassica rapa cultivar Chiifu-401-42 chromosome A10, CAAS_Brap_v3.01, whole genome shotgun sequence:
- the LOC103846703 gene encoding thioredoxin-related transmembrane protein 2 homolog yields the protein MEKKREGVIDGTSRIVSDPYYFLHLMTFFSYLPIRSSASQYTSHRLFDRELQAFLAFLMFSAIKMVRKETWEAFVADSLLYAKIFLIAVTLIMDYRVAIWFTVIFSVIYLLAQQPAFSRLGIAKKLTPMQLEDLLSDGTTTKYWLIEFYACSSSKCVRSSRCFPELSITYSNNLLSFGTIDLELFPNTAAKFGISLAGGMSQLPTYILFEKGVEVSRFPDFYVDATPSLPITKKLLCQYFELDRLLLDYINGS from the exons ATGGAGAAGAAGCGTGAAGGAGTAATCGACGGAACGAGTCGGATCGTATCAGATCCTTACTACTTCCTCCATCTCATGACCTTCTTCTCTTACCTTCCGATTCGCAGCTCCGCATCACAGTACACTTCTCATCGACTCTTCGACAGAGAACTCCAAGCATTTCTAGCGTTCCTCATGTTCTCCGCTATCAAG ATGGTTAGGAAGGAAACATGGGAGGCCTTCGTCGCGGATAGCTTACTATACGCCAAG ATCTTTCTCATAGCTGTTACGTTAATTATGGATTATCGAGTGGCGATCTGGTTTACTGTCATCTTTTCAG TCATATATCTTTTAGCTCAACAACCAGCTTTTAGCAGATTAG GAATTGCGAAGAAGCTAACACCTATGCAGTTGGAGGATTTATTATCAGATGGGACCACAACTAAATACTGGTTG ATAGAATTCTATGCGTGTAGTTCATCCAAGTGTGTTCGTTCAAGCCGCTGCTTTCCCGAGCTCTCCATCAC GTACTCCAATAATCTTTTGTCTTTTGGGACCATTGATCTTGAACTTTTCCCTAATACTGCAGCAAAGTTTGGAATATCTCTCGCCG GTGGAATGTCTCAGCTTCCTACGTACATATTGTTTGAAAAGGGTGTAGAAGTTTCTCGGTTCCCAGACTTTTATGTTGACGCTACACCGTCTTTACCCATAACCAAG AAACTTCTGTGTCAATATTTTGAGCTTGATCGGCTTCTGCTTGACTACATCAACGGATCATAG
- the LOC103846704 gene encoding mitogen-activated protein kinase kinase kinase 1: MESVGSNDSDQISPYVSNRDQRHLLAHQPVEDRIVRALRHRLRLLSRPNDATFHVLGATCNVYTVTLTATPTCTCPDRKKPCKHILFVLIRVLGIPLDDKCLRQRRLRPCLLYRLVSAPTRPDYLASFHLQQRFLQLLSTVNSHYGNTSSSTTPAPENEVEDEAATCPICLDDINVIKSVNGEHVGGEESERAVVKCRVCKNKVHDECMLKWRASRGRRPAICVVCRSRWRRGSGSSRTPNVGGSNEINSHGNCYLNLAPYVNEEDEDGVGTSQRSC; the protein is encoded by the exons ATGGAATCTGTCGGGTCCAATGACTCCGATCAAATATCTCCGTACGTCAGTAACCGAGACCAACGTCATCTCTTGGCTCATCAACCGGTGGAAGATCGAATAGTTCGAGCTCTCCGTCACAGGCTCCGTCTCCTCAGCCGTCCAAATGACGCTACTTTCCACGTCCTCGGTGCCACGTGTAACGTCTACACCGTGACGCTAACGGCCACGCCGACTTGCACTTGTCCCGACCGTAAGAAGCCGTGCAAGCACATCTTGTTTGTCTTGATACGAGTTCTTGGTATTCCTCTCGACGACAAGTGTCTCCGGCAGCGGAGACTCCGGCCATGTCTTCTTTACCGTCTCGTCTCGGCCCCGACACGACCTGACTACCTCGCTAGTTTCCACCTCCAGCAACGGTTTCTTCAGCTTTTATCCACCGTCAATTCTCATTACGGAAACACTAGCTCCTCCACCACCCCTGCACCG GAAAATGAGGTGGAAGACGAAGCTGCGACATGTCCAATATGTCTAGACGACATTAACGTCATTAAAAGCGTAAACGGTGAACATGTTGGAGGCGAGGAGAGCGAGAGAGCGGTGGTGAAGTGCAGGGTTTGCAAGAACAAAGTGCATGACGAATGCATGCTGAAGTGGAGGGCGAGTCGGGGACGGAGACCGGCGATCTGCGTGGTCTGCCGTTCACGGTGGCGGCGAGGCAGTGGTTCTAGCAGGACTCCTAATGTTGGTGGTAGTAACGAGATCAACTCCCACGGTAATTGTTACTTGAATCTTGCTCCTTATGTTAACGAGGAGGATGAGGATGGGGTTGGCACGAGTCAACGGTCATGCTGA
- the LOC103846705 gene encoding probable glycosyltransferase At5g03795 isoform X2, giving the protein MDQIRGFRFLGQAETCRVLLLMTLVVAFILGLQYFELTPISTGTLGNGTVSGFIESNNITKGDENEMFLAPQEATSEFRPGNSTTEVLKSYEHKFLNNSPKAYGQSSGNESASSHHPLQPKIPHSNKKHERSTKKPPLVVISITQMNQMIVKRHSDPNNSLTPRWESNVDRELKDARNKIKNAALVKKDNTLYAPLYHNLSIFKRSYELMEQTLKVYVYSDGDRPIFHQPEAIMEGVYASEGWFMKLMESSHRFLTKDPTKAHLFYLAFSSRILQQKLYVRDSHSRRNLVKYLRDYIDLIVSRYPFWNRTRGFDHFFTACHDWYLL; this is encoded by the exons ATGGATCAAATTAGAGGTTTTCGGTTTCTAGGCCAAGCAGAAACATGTAGAGTTCTTCTTCTCATGACTCTGGTCGTCGCCTTCATTCTAGGTCTTCAGTACTTCGAGCTCACTCCAATATCTACTGGCACCCTTGGAAACGGCACCGTTTCTGGATTCATAGAATCCAATAATATAACTAAAGGTGATGAAAACGAAATGTTTCTTGCACCTCAAGAAGCAACCTCTGAGTTTAGACCGGGTAATAGCACTACGGAGGTTCTGAAGAGTTATGAGCACAAGTTTCTGAATAATTCTCCTAAAGCTTATGGACAAAGCAGTGGCAATGAAAGCGCAAGCTCTCATCATCCTCTTCAGCCCAAGATACCTCACAGCAACAAGAAACATGAGAGGAGCACCAAAAAACCACCGTTGGTTGTCATATCAATAACCCAGATGAATCAAATGATAGTGAAACGGCATAGTGATCCTAATAATTCACTT ACACCTCGTTGGGAATCAAATGTGGACAGAGAGCTTAAGGATGCAAGAAACAAGATCAAGAACGCGGCTTTGGTCAAGAAGGATAATACTCTTTACGCACCTCTCTACCACAACCTATCCATCTTCAAAAG GAGCTACGAGCTAATGGAGCAGACTTTGAAAGTGTATGTTTACTCAGATGGGGACAGGCCAATCTTTCATCAGCCTGAGGCAATAATGGAAGGGGTTTACGCATCAGAAGGATGGTTTATGAAACTAATGGAGAGTAGCCATAGATTCTTGACAAAAGATCCCACCAAAGCTCATCTATTCTACTTGGCTTTCAGTTCAAGAATTCTTCAACAGAAACTCTACGTTCGTGATTCTCACAGCCGTAGAAATCTTGTTAAATATCTCCGAGACTACATTGATCTCATCGTTTCCAGATACCCTTTCTGGAATAGAACTCGTGGCTTCGATCATTTCTTCACCGCTTGCCATGATTGG TATTTGTTGTAG
- the LOC103846702 gene encoding uncharacterized protein LOC103846702 isoform X2 encodes MASRCRSLSKPAFSTFRSAMNKPSLRPKSASSFLGVPPSPGLARPIAQLGSLQSLLPLYSAVASARLTSCLGIDSMNSRSLSQELGLSVPR; translated from the exons ATGGCTTCTCGATGTCGATCGCTATCCAAACCAGCGTTCTCTACGTTTAGATCTGCAATGAACAAGCCCTCTCTCCGACCCAAATCAGCTTCGTCATTTCTCGGCGTCCCTCCGTCGCCTGGACTTGCAAG GCCGATTGCTCAGCTGGGGTCGCTTCAATCGCTGCTTCCATTGTACAGTGCGGTGGCGTCTGCTAGGCTGACTTCGTGCCTGGGTATCGATTCGATGAATTCAAGGTCGTTGTCTCAGG AGCTTGGCCTAAGCGTTCCTCGATAA
- the LOC103846705 gene encoding probable glycosyltransferase At3g07620 isoform X1 — protein sequence MDQIRGFRFLGQAETCRVLLLMTLVVAFILGLQYFELTPISTGTLGNGTVSGFIESNNITKGDENEMFLAPQEATSEFRPGNSTTEVLKSYEHKFLNNSPKAYGQSSGNESASSHHPLQPKIPHSNKKHERSTKKPPLVVISITQMNQMIVKRHSDPNNSLTPRWESNVDRELKDARNKIKNAALVKKDNTLYAPLYHNLSIFKRSYELMEQTLKVYVYSDGDRPIFHQPEAIMEGVYASEGWFMKLMESSHRFLTKDPTKAHLFYLAFSSRILQQKLYVRDSHSRRNLVKYLRDYIDLIVSRYPFWNRTRGFDHFFTACHDWAPAETRGPYMNCIRSLCNADVGLDFVVGKDVSLPETKISTAQNPNGNIGGNRPSKRTILAFFAGNMHGYVRPILLNHWSSSPEPDMKIFNRINHKSYIRFMKQSRFCVCAKGYEVNSPRVVESVLYGCVPVIISDNFVPPFLEVLDWESFAVFVPEKEIPNLRKILISIPLRRYVEMHKRVLKVQKHFMWHDGEPVRYDMFHMILHSVWYNRVFQTF from the exons ATGGATCAAATTAGAGGTTTTCGGTTTCTAGGCCAAGCAGAAACATGTAGAGTTCTTCTTCTCATGACTCTGGTCGTCGCCTTCATTCTAGGTCTTCAGTACTTCGAGCTCACTCCAATATCTACTGGCACCCTTGGAAACGGCACCGTTTCTGGATTCATAGAATCCAATAATATAACTAAAGGTGATGAAAACGAAATGTTTCTTGCACCTCAAGAAGCAACCTCTGAGTTTAGACCGGGTAATAGCACTACGGAGGTTCTGAAGAGTTATGAGCACAAGTTTCTGAATAATTCTCCTAAAGCTTATGGACAAAGCAGTGGCAATGAAAGCGCAAGCTCTCATCATCCTCTTCAGCCCAAGATACCTCACAGCAACAAGAAACATGAGAGGAGCACCAAAAAACCACCGTTGGTTGTCATATCAATAACCCAGATGAATCAAATGATAGTGAAACGGCATAGTGATCCTAATAATTCACTT ACACCTCGTTGGGAATCAAATGTGGACAGAGAGCTTAAGGATGCAAGAAACAAGATCAAGAACGCGGCTTTGGTCAAGAAGGATAATACTCTTTACGCACCTCTCTACCACAACCTATCCATCTTCAAAAG GAGCTACGAGCTAATGGAGCAGACTTTGAAAGTGTATGTTTACTCAGATGGGGACAGGCCAATCTTTCATCAGCCTGAGGCAATAATGGAAGGGGTTTACGCATCAGAAGGATGGTTTATGAAACTAATGGAGAGTAGCCATAGATTCTTGACAAAAGATCCCACCAAAGCTCATCTATTCTACTTGGCTTTCAGTTCAAGAATTCTTCAACAGAAACTCTACGTTCGTGATTCTCACAGCCGTAGAAATCTTGTTAAATATCTCCGAGACTACATTGATCTCATCGTTTCCAGATACCCTTTCTGGAATAGAACTCGTGGCTTCGATCATTTCTTCACCGCTTGCCATGATTGG GCTCCAGCTGAGACTAGAGGACCATACATGAACTGCATCAGATCACTCTGTAACGCTGATGTCGGACTAGACTTCGTGGTCGGAAAAGACGTCTCTTTGCCGGAAACAAAAATCTCTACTGCACAAAACCCAAACGGAAACATTGGAGGTAACCGTCCTTCTAAGCGAACAATCCTCGCTTTCTTCGCAGGTAACATGCACGGTTATGTCAGACCCATTTTGCTTAACCATTGGTCTTCAAGTCCTGAACCGGATATGAAGATCTTCAACCGGATCAACCACAAATCGTACATCCGGTTCATGAAACAAAGCAGATTCTGCGTTTGCGCTAAAGGGTACGAGGTGAATAGCCCAAGGGTGGTGGAGTCGGTTTTGTACGGTTGCGTTCCGGTTATCATCTCTGATAACTTTGTTCCGCCGTTTCTTGAGGTTTTGGATTGGGAATCTTTTGCTGTGTTTGTGCCAGAGAAGGAGATTCCTAATCTGAGGAAGATTCTGATATCGATCCCATTGAGGAGATACGTTGAGATGCATAAAAGGGTGTTGAAGGTTCAAAAGCATTTCATGTGGCATGATGGTGAACCGGTTCGGTATGATATGTTTCATATGATTCTTCATTCTGTTTGGTATAACCGGGTTTTTCAAACGTTTTAG
- the LOC103846702 gene encoding uncharacterized protein LOC103846702 isoform X1 — MASRCRSLSKPAFSTFRSAMNKPSLRPKSASSFLGVPPSPGLARPIAQLGSLQSLLPLYSAVASARLTSCLGIDSMNSRSLSQGMLCCANPGV, encoded by the exons ATGGCTTCTCGATGTCGATCGCTATCCAAACCAGCGTTCTCTACGTTTAGATCTGCAATGAACAAGCCCTCTCTCCGACCCAAATCAGCTTCGTCATTTCTCGGCGTCCCTCCGTCGCCTGGACTTGCAAG GCCGATTGCTCAGCTGGGGTCGCTTCAATCGCTGCTTCCATTGTACAGTGCGGTGGCGTCTGCTAGGCTGACTTCGTGCCTGGGTATCGATTCGATGAATTCAAGGTCGTTGTCTCAGGGTATGCTCTGCTGTGCGAATCCAGGAGTTTGA